CAAGCCGGTCACGGGGGCAAGGCCAATATTCATGCCGATGTTAATCACAACCTGAAAAATCACCATCGAGAAGATGCCCATTACAATCAGCGATCCAAAGTCATCGGTTGTGAGCAGGGCAATCCGCACCAAGCGAAAGCAGATCAGCCAGAATGCCAGCAGAATCAAGGCACTACCGATAAATCCCAGCTCCTCGGCGGCTGCGGAAAAGATAAAGTCCGTGTGCTGCTCAGGGATAAAATCTAGCTTCGTTTGCGTTCCCTGATTGAGACCCGTTCCCCAAAGTCCCCCGGCTCCAATAGCAATGCGAGACTGAATCAGGTGATAGCCTCCGCCTAGAGGATCTTGGTCAGGGTTGAGGAACAGAACCAGGCGAGCCTTTTGGTAGTCCTGCAACAATCCCCATAGGACCGATCCGAGACCGGCAGCGGCGAGATTGAGCAGTAGTCCGCCGAGTGCCCCCAATAAATGCCTCGGAAATCCAAACCAGCCAATCAGGATAACCACCACTAACCATCCGGCCCCGAACCCCCAATGAAATTGAGCCTGTAGCGCCATGTTCAAAACAATGGCAGAGACGATCGGCGAAATCATCAGGATAATCCAGCCCAGCTTAGCGTTAGCCCAATAGAGCATTCCCAAGGCAATGGCTCCAAACACCAGTGATGTTCCTAAATCTGGCTGGACGAACACCAAGCCCCAAGGAAGCAAGAGGACAGCGAAGGTACGTGCGATCGCAAATAAACTCGTTGCCGGTCGCTGACTTAAAAGCGCCGACAGCGTAATAATCACACCCACCTTGGCAAACTCAGAGGGCTGCACATTAAAGCCCGCAATCGGAATCCAACGCTGGGCACCTAAAGCACTTGTCCCAATAAAAATGACCGCCAGCAATGCTGCATTCGTCGCCAGATAGGTTAACCAGTGCAGCGTCAGCAGATTGCGATAGTTCAGACGACTAATCAGCAGCGCCAACGCCAACCCGACAAAACCGATCGTCAGATGCTGCACCCAGAAGCCAGACCATTCCGGCTCCTGCTGCGTACTGCGGATCATAACGGCCCCCAGGGCCATAATGCCCATCGGCAAAATGAGCAGGAGCTGATCAATATCTTTCCAGGGGCTTAATGCCCTCAATAACCAGTTGGTATTGGAGCGCGTGCGCAGGGGCATGTTGTTCGTCGATCTTTGCAGTAAACACTGTCTACG
This window of the Acaryochloris thomasi RCC1774 genome carries:
- the rodA gene encoding rod shape-determining protein RodA, with the protein product MPLRTRSNTNWLLRALSPWKDIDQLLLILPMGIMALGAVMIRSTQQEPEWSGFWVQHLTIGFVGLALALLISRLNYRNLLTLHWLTYLATNAALLAVIFIGTSALGAQRWIPIAGFNVQPSEFAKVGVIITLSALLSQRPATSLFAIARTFAVLLLPWGLVFVQPDLGTSLVFGAIALGMLYWANAKLGWIILMISPIVSAIVLNMALQAQFHWGFGAGWLVVVILIGWFGFPRHLLGALGGLLLNLAAAGLGSVLWGLLQDYQKARLVLFLNPDQDPLGGGYHLIQSRIAIGAGGLWGTGLNQGTQTKLDFIPEQHTDFIFSAAAEELGFIGSALILLAFWLICFRLVRIALLTTDDFGSLIVMGIFSMVIFQVVINIGMNIGLAPVTGLPLPWMSYGRSALLTNFIAIGLAESVASHRPKRRLGMS